The following are encoded in a window of Sminthopsis crassicaudata isolate SCR6 chromosome 3, ASM4859323v1, whole genome shotgun sequence genomic DNA:
- the GAL3ST2 gene encoding galactose-3-O-sulfotransferase 2 isoform X4 has translation MFLKTHKTASSTVMNILYRFTEKRNLTVALPAGQLFHLGYPWLFLTKYVEGFKDLNGTFNIMCNHLRFNPTEVEKVMPNNTFYFSILRNPIAQLESAFVYYKDYVPAFQKTKSLNEFLASPLKYYSEALSMKNIYAKNNMWFDFGYDNNRQGKGYVRDAIREIQRRFQLILISDYFDESMVLLRNTLHWELDDVVYFKLNSRSEETIQNLTRENQERVKEWCALDWELYQHFNRTFWQKLREVVGLKRLRREVALLRERQRELMDVCIQDGRPKNKTQIKDMNLKPYQSGEADILGYNLKQHLDNETLARCQRMVMPEIQYMAHLYSQQFPTNPPKKITLQ, from the exons ATGTTCCTCAAGACCCACAAGACGGCCAGCAGCACCGTCATGAACATCCTGTATCGCTTCACAGAGAAGCGGAACCTCACGGTGGCGCTACCTGCGGGGCAGCTTTTCCATCTGGGCTACCCGTGGCTCTTCCTGACCAAGTACGTGGAGGGATTCAAGGACCTGAATGGGACCTTCAACATCATGTGCAATCACCTGAGGTTTAACCCCACAGAG GTAGAAAAAGTCATGCCCAACAACACCTTCTACTTCTCCATCCTGAGAAACCCCATCGCCCAGCTGGAGTCGGCCTTCGTGTACTACAAAGACTACGTGCCCGCCTTCCAGAAGACCAAGAGCCTGAACGAGTTCTTGGCGTCCCCGCTGAAGTACTACAGCGAGGCCCTGTCCATGAAAAACATCTACGCCAAAAACAACATGTGGTTTGACTTTGGCTACGACAACAACAGGCAGGGCAAGGGCTACGTGCGGGACGCCATCCGGGAGATCCAGCGGCGCTTCCAGCTGATCCTGATTTCGGACTACTTTGACGAGTCCATGGTGCTCCTGAGAAACACCCTGCACTGGGAGCTGGACGACGTGGTCTACTTCAAGCTGAACTCGAGGAGCGAGGAGACCATCCAGAACCTGACCCGCGAGAACCAGGAGAGGGTCAAGGAGTGGTGCGCCCTGGACTGGGAGCTCTACCAGCACTTCAACCGCACCTTCTGGCAGAAGCTCAGGGAGGTCGTCGGGCTCAAGAGGCTGAGGAGGGAGGTGGCCCTCCTGAGGGAGAGGCAGCGGGAGCTCATGGACGTCTGCATCCAGGACGGGAGGCCGAAGAACAAGACCCAGATCAAGGACATGAACCTCAAGCCCTACCAGTCCGGGGAAGCCGACATCCTGGGCTACAACCTCAAGCAACATCTGGACAACGAGACCCTGGCCAGATGTCAGAGGATGGTCATGCCGGAGATCCAGTACATGGCCCACCTGTACTCGCAGCAGTTCCCCACGAACCCCCCCAAGAAGATCACTCTTCAGTGA
- the GAL3ST2 gene encoding galactose-3-O-sulfotransferase 2 isoform X1 — protein sequence MSLGLLHEWRYFRIVFILLVLLILLLGSFLNTQVSFLVPLFSGQESFHPVTNIMFLKTHKTASSTVMNILYRFTEKRNLTVALPAGQLFHLGYPWLFLTKYVEGFKDLNGTFNIMCNHLRFNPTEVEKVMPNNTFYFSILRNPIAQLESAFVYYKDYVPAFQKTKSLNEFLASPLKYYSEALSMKNIYAKNNMWFDFGYDNNRQGKGYVRDAIREIQRRFQLILISDYFDESMVLLRNTLHWELDDVVYFKLNSRSEETIQNLTRENQERVKEWCALDWELYQHFNRTFWQKLREVVGLKRLRREVALLRERQRELMDVCIQDGRPKNKTQIKDMNLKPYQSGEADILGYNLKQHLDNETLARCQRMVMPEIQYMAHLYSQQFPTNPPKKITLQ from the exons GTACTTCCGCATTGTCTTCATCCTATTGGTGCTTTTGATCCTTCTCTTGGGAAGCTTCCTCAACACCCAAGTCAGCTTTTTGGTCCC TCTCTTCAGTGGCCAGGAGTCCTTCCATCCCGTGACCAACATCATGTTCCTCAAGACCCACAAGACGGCCAGCAGCACCGTCATGAACATCCTGTATCGCTTCACAGAGAAGCGGAACCTCACGGTGGCGCTACCTGCGGGGCAGCTTTTCCATCTGGGCTACCCGTGGCTCTTCCTGACCAAGTACGTGGAGGGATTCAAGGACCTGAATGGGACCTTCAACATCATGTGCAATCACCTGAGGTTTAACCCCACAGAG GTAGAAAAAGTCATGCCCAACAACACCTTCTACTTCTCCATCCTGAGAAACCCCATCGCCCAGCTGGAGTCGGCCTTCGTGTACTACAAAGACTACGTGCCCGCCTTCCAGAAGACCAAGAGCCTGAACGAGTTCTTGGCGTCCCCGCTGAAGTACTACAGCGAGGCCCTGTCCATGAAAAACATCTACGCCAAAAACAACATGTGGTTTGACTTTGGCTACGACAACAACAGGCAGGGCAAGGGCTACGTGCGGGACGCCATCCGGGAGATCCAGCGGCGCTTCCAGCTGATCCTGATTTCGGACTACTTTGACGAGTCCATGGTGCTCCTGAGAAACACCCTGCACTGGGAGCTGGACGACGTGGTCTACTTCAAGCTGAACTCGAGGAGCGAGGAGACCATCCAGAACCTGACCCGCGAGAACCAGGAGAGGGTCAAGGAGTGGTGCGCCCTGGACTGGGAGCTCTACCAGCACTTCAACCGCACCTTCTGGCAGAAGCTCAGGGAGGTCGTCGGGCTCAAGAGGCTGAGGAGGGAGGTGGCCCTCCTGAGGGAGAGGCAGCGGGAGCTCATGGACGTCTGCATCCAGGACGGGAGGCCGAAGAACAAGACCCAGATCAAGGACATGAACCTCAAGCCCTACCAGTCCGGGGAAGCCGACATCCTGGGCTACAACCTCAAGCAACATCTGGACAACGAGACCCTGGCCAGATGTCAGAGGATGGTCATGCCGGAGATCCAGTACATGGCCCACCTGTACTCGCAGCAGTTCCCCACGAACCCCCCCAAGAAGATCACTCTTCAGTGA
- the GAL3ST2 gene encoding galactose-3-O-sulfotransferase 2 isoform X2 has protein sequence MTLGCKWRYFRIVFILLVLLILLLGSFLNTQVSFLVPLFSGQESFHPVTNIMFLKTHKTASSTVMNILYRFTEKRNLTVALPAGQLFHLGYPWLFLTKYVEGFKDLNGTFNIMCNHLRFNPTEVEKVMPNNTFYFSILRNPIAQLESAFVYYKDYVPAFQKTKSLNEFLASPLKYYSEALSMKNIYAKNNMWFDFGYDNNRQGKGYVRDAIREIQRRFQLILISDYFDESMVLLRNTLHWELDDVVYFKLNSRSEETIQNLTRENQERVKEWCALDWELYQHFNRTFWQKLREVVGLKRLRREVALLRERQRELMDVCIQDGRPKNKTQIKDMNLKPYQSGEADILGYNLKQHLDNETLARCQRMVMPEIQYMAHLYSQQFPTNPPKKITLQ, from the exons GTACTTCCGCATTGTCTTCATCCTATTGGTGCTTTTGATCCTTCTCTTGGGAAGCTTCCTCAACACCCAAGTCAGCTTTTTGGTCCC TCTCTTCAGTGGCCAGGAGTCCTTCCATCCCGTGACCAACATCATGTTCCTCAAGACCCACAAGACGGCCAGCAGCACCGTCATGAACATCCTGTATCGCTTCACAGAGAAGCGGAACCTCACGGTGGCGCTACCTGCGGGGCAGCTTTTCCATCTGGGCTACCCGTGGCTCTTCCTGACCAAGTACGTGGAGGGATTCAAGGACCTGAATGGGACCTTCAACATCATGTGCAATCACCTGAGGTTTAACCCCACAGAG GTAGAAAAAGTCATGCCCAACAACACCTTCTACTTCTCCATCCTGAGAAACCCCATCGCCCAGCTGGAGTCGGCCTTCGTGTACTACAAAGACTACGTGCCCGCCTTCCAGAAGACCAAGAGCCTGAACGAGTTCTTGGCGTCCCCGCTGAAGTACTACAGCGAGGCCCTGTCCATGAAAAACATCTACGCCAAAAACAACATGTGGTTTGACTTTGGCTACGACAACAACAGGCAGGGCAAGGGCTACGTGCGGGACGCCATCCGGGAGATCCAGCGGCGCTTCCAGCTGATCCTGATTTCGGACTACTTTGACGAGTCCATGGTGCTCCTGAGAAACACCCTGCACTGGGAGCTGGACGACGTGGTCTACTTCAAGCTGAACTCGAGGAGCGAGGAGACCATCCAGAACCTGACCCGCGAGAACCAGGAGAGGGTCAAGGAGTGGTGCGCCCTGGACTGGGAGCTCTACCAGCACTTCAACCGCACCTTCTGGCAGAAGCTCAGGGAGGTCGTCGGGCTCAAGAGGCTGAGGAGGGAGGTGGCCCTCCTGAGGGAGAGGCAGCGGGAGCTCATGGACGTCTGCATCCAGGACGGGAGGCCGAAGAACAAGACCCAGATCAAGGACATGAACCTCAAGCCCTACCAGTCCGGGGAAGCCGACATCCTGGGCTACAACCTCAAGCAACATCTGGACAACGAGACCCTGGCCAGATGTCAGAGGATGGTCATGCCGGAGATCCAGTACATGGCCCACCTGTACTCGCAGCAGTTCCCCACGAACCCCCCCAAGAAGATCACTCTTCAGTGA
- the GAL3ST2 gene encoding galactose-3-O-sulfotransferase 2 isoform X3, which yields MSLGLLHEWSLFSGQESFHPVTNIMFLKTHKTASSTVMNILYRFTEKRNLTVALPAGQLFHLGYPWLFLTKYVEGFKDLNGTFNIMCNHLRFNPTEVEKVMPNNTFYFSILRNPIAQLESAFVYYKDYVPAFQKTKSLNEFLASPLKYYSEALSMKNIYAKNNMWFDFGYDNNRQGKGYVRDAIREIQRRFQLILISDYFDESMVLLRNTLHWELDDVVYFKLNSRSEETIQNLTRENQERVKEWCALDWELYQHFNRTFWQKLREVVGLKRLRREVALLRERQRELMDVCIQDGRPKNKTQIKDMNLKPYQSGEADILGYNLKQHLDNETLARCQRMVMPEIQYMAHLYSQQFPTNPPKKITLQ from the exons TCTCTTCAGTGGCCAGGAGTCCTTCCATCCCGTGACCAACATCATGTTCCTCAAGACCCACAAGACGGCCAGCAGCACCGTCATGAACATCCTGTATCGCTTCACAGAGAAGCGGAACCTCACGGTGGCGCTACCTGCGGGGCAGCTTTTCCATCTGGGCTACCCGTGGCTCTTCCTGACCAAGTACGTGGAGGGATTCAAGGACCTGAATGGGACCTTCAACATCATGTGCAATCACCTGAGGTTTAACCCCACAGAG GTAGAAAAAGTCATGCCCAACAACACCTTCTACTTCTCCATCCTGAGAAACCCCATCGCCCAGCTGGAGTCGGCCTTCGTGTACTACAAAGACTACGTGCCCGCCTTCCAGAAGACCAAGAGCCTGAACGAGTTCTTGGCGTCCCCGCTGAAGTACTACAGCGAGGCCCTGTCCATGAAAAACATCTACGCCAAAAACAACATGTGGTTTGACTTTGGCTACGACAACAACAGGCAGGGCAAGGGCTACGTGCGGGACGCCATCCGGGAGATCCAGCGGCGCTTCCAGCTGATCCTGATTTCGGACTACTTTGACGAGTCCATGGTGCTCCTGAGAAACACCCTGCACTGGGAGCTGGACGACGTGGTCTACTTCAAGCTGAACTCGAGGAGCGAGGAGACCATCCAGAACCTGACCCGCGAGAACCAGGAGAGGGTCAAGGAGTGGTGCGCCCTGGACTGGGAGCTCTACCAGCACTTCAACCGCACCTTCTGGCAGAAGCTCAGGGAGGTCGTCGGGCTCAAGAGGCTGAGGAGGGAGGTGGCCCTCCTGAGGGAGAGGCAGCGGGAGCTCATGGACGTCTGCATCCAGGACGGGAGGCCGAAGAACAAGACCCAGATCAAGGACATGAACCTCAAGCCCTACCAGTCCGGGGAAGCCGACATCCTGGGCTACAACCTCAAGCAACATCTGGACAACGAGACCCTGGCCAGATGTCAGAGGATGGTCATGCCGGAGATCCAGTACATGGCCCACCTGTACTCGCAGCAGTTCCCCACGAACCCCCCCAAGAAGATCACTCTTCAGTGA